From a region of the Georgenia yuyongxinii genome:
- a CDS encoding DUF4386 domain-containing protein, giving the protein MSATTTGTGVARTAGALFLFSAITFAVAATVLSTTFDWPDILREPAAVVLPAFTEGGSSLVWTWFATAWTYGLLAIPILLLPAALGRRDDPALRVATWAGAVSVVLALIGFLRWVFVVPALAGSYAAGDTSTRAAVDAAWTAQHQFGGALLGEHLGQLLVIAWSVTLSVVILRTQVLPRWLGVTGLVAGALYLINQGDILATAVPGLPVWDLGGLIGSTAWGLWVAALGAALLLGRIRRPQPARQDRDLP; this is encoded by the coding sequence ATGAGCGCCACCACGACCGGCACCGGTGTCGCGCGAACGGCCGGCGCGCTCTTCCTGTTCAGCGCGATCACATTCGCGGTCGCGGCGACCGTCCTGTCCACCACGTTCGACTGGCCGGACATCCTCCGAGAGCCCGCCGCCGTCGTGCTGCCCGCGTTCACCGAGGGCGGCTCGAGCCTGGTGTGGACGTGGTTCGCCACAGCGTGGACCTACGGGCTCCTGGCCATACCGATCCTGCTCCTGCCCGCCGCGCTCGGCAGGCGCGACGACCCCGCGTTGCGGGTGGCCACCTGGGCAGGTGCCGTCTCGGTGGTGCTCGCCCTGATCGGGTTCCTTCGATGGGTTTTCGTCGTCCCAGCGCTGGCCGGCTCCTACGCCGCGGGAGACACGTCCACCCGCGCCGCGGTCGACGCCGCCTGGACCGCCCAGCACCAGTTCGGCGGCGCCCTCCTGGGCGAGCACCTCGGGCAGCTGCTGGTCATCGCCTGGTCGGTCACCCTCAGCGTCGTCATCCTCCGCACCCAGGTCCTGCCCCGCTGGCTGGGCGTCACCGGCCTGGTCGCCGGTGCGCTCTACCTGATCAACCAGGGCGACATCCTCGCGACCGCCGTCCCCGGCCTCCCGGTGTGGGACCTCGGCGGGCTGATCGGAAGCACCGCCTGGGGACTGTGGGTGGCCGCCCTCGGCGCAGCGCTCCTGCTAGGACGGATCCGTCGTCCGCAACCCGCCCGCCAGGACCGCGACCTCCCGTGA
- a CDS encoding alpha/beta fold hydrolase yields the protein MTTSDRVGRRGSRRAASLLSVAVSVLVLAACGGSSADPPALAGDLYQVDGETAHLQCQGAGSPTVVLLGGQGFTTTTWDSFRAALGPDVRTCAWDYPGVGHSTGAPMMTAARAASSLDGTLRAADVPRPVVVVGHSIAGLTTRLYVGEHPDDVAGVVLFDPTVASFARMFDDKEFRPGWDGTASADQVEQVTAWPDIPFEILRHDPAVYATAKVWNATVETQWGTEQAAFARLAPTGTARIVQGSGHNVYQDAEGESLAAVQRVLDAVVTKR from the coding sequence ATGACAACGTCGGACCGGGTCGGGCGCCGCGGTTCCCGGCGGGCGGCGAGCCTGCTGTCGGTGGCGGTCTCCGTCCTCGTCCTGGCGGCGTGCGGTGGCTCGTCAGCCGACCCGCCCGCCCTGGCCGGCGATCTGTACCAGGTCGACGGCGAAACGGCGCACCTGCAGTGCCAGGGCGCCGGTTCCCCGACGGTGGTCCTGCTCGGCGGCCAGGGCTTCACCACGACGACCTGGGACAGCTTCCGCGCCGCCCTCGGGCCCGATGTCCGCACCTGCGCCTGGGACTACCCCGGCGTGGGCCACTCCACGGGCGCGCCGATGATGACCGCCGCCCGGGCCGCGTCCTCCCTCGACGGCACGCTGCGCGCCGCCGACGTGCCACGGCCGGTGGTGGTGGTTGGCCACAGCATCGCCGGCCTCACGACTCGCCTCTACGTCGGCGAGCACCCGGACGATGTCGCCGGCGTCGTGCTCTTCGATCCCACGGTCGCCTCGTTCGCCCGCATGTTCGACGACAAGGAGTTCCGACCTGGGTGGGACGGGACGGCGAGTGCCGACCAGGTGGAGCAAGTCACCGCGTGGCCGGACATCCCCTTCGAGATCCTGCGCCACGATCCGGCCGTGTACGCCACCGCCAAGGTGTGGAACGCGACCGTGGAGACCCAGTGGGGTACCGAGCAGGCGGCGTTCGCCAGGCTCGCACCGACGGGCACCGCGCGGATCGTGCAGGGCTCTGGCCACAACGTCTACCAAGATGCCGAAGGCGAGTCCCTCGCCGCCGTCCAGCGGGTACTGGACGCAGTGGTCACGAAGCGGTGA
- a CDS encoding metal ABC transporter ATP-binding protein, which produces MTTTGRARPATAPRQDPAGPTASAAPALEVTDLTVRYGAVTALDGVTFALAGGRVTGLVGMNGSGKSTLFKSVMGLVRPTAGQVRVLGQSTELARRRGVVGYVPQQEDVDWSFPLSVREVVMMGRYGRLGLTRRPRRADHDAVDAALERVELGHLDDRQIGALSGGQRKRAFVARGLAQGAQVLLLDEPFAGVDKRTEATITTLLRELAADGRTILVSTHDLASLDVLCDDALLIQRRVLLHAPPAEVLRPENLARAFGVDVSDARPATVSTPSGAGPAEVAR; this is translated from the coding sequence ATGACCACCACCGGACGGGCACGTCCCGCCACCGCACCCCGCCAGGACCCCGCCGGCCCGACGGCGTCCGCCGCGCCGGCGCTGGAGGTCACCGACCTGACGGTGCGCTACGGCGCCGTCACCGCGCTCGACGGCGTCACGTTCGCGCTCGCCGGGGGCCGGGTGACCGGGCTGGTGGGCATGAACGGCTCGGGCAAGTCGACCCTGTTCAAGTCCGTCATGGGCCTGGTGCGCCCCACGGCCGGCCAGGTCCGGGTGCTCGGGCAGAGCACCGAGCTGGCGCGTCGTCGCGGGGTGGTGGGCTACGTGCCCCAGCAGGAGGACGTCGACTGGTCCTTCCCGCTCAGCGTGCGCGAGGTGGTCATGATGGGCCGCTACGGCCGCCTCGGCCTCACCCGCCGGCCACGGCGCGCCGACCACGACGCCGTGGACGCCGCCCTGGAGCGGGTGGAGCTCGGCCACCTCGACGACCGCCAGATCGGCGCCCTCTCCGGCGGGCAGCGCAAGCGCGCGTTCGTCGCTCGCGGGCTCGCCCAGGGGGCGCAGGTGTTGCTGCTGGACGAGCCGTTCGCCGGGGTGGACAAGCGCACCGAGGCGACCATCACCACCTTGCTGCGCGAGCTCGCCGCCGACGGGCGCACCATCCTCGTCTCCACCCACGACCTGGCCTCCCTCGACGTCTTGTGCGACGACGCCCTGCTCATCCAGCGACGCGTCCTCCTGCACGCCCCGCCGGCGGAGGTGCTGCGCCCGGAGAACCTCGCGCGCGCGTTCGGGGTCGACGTCTCCGACGCCCGGCCCGCGACGGTCTCCACACCGTCTGGCGCCGGTCCTGCGGAGGTGGCCCGATGA
- a CDS encoding metal ABC transporter substrate-binding protein, translating into MPKRGSPVDPQNERRGAIAGAAVAGAAVVLGLLLAGCAGPATDTAAATARTAGDDRPLVLTTFTVLADMTRNVAGDLVRVESVTDVGAEIHGYEPTPEDLARAAGADLVLDNGLGLEAWFAQFITDVDAQHVVLTEGVDPVPIAGEDKLNPHAWMSPVAGQTYVANIAKALSGLDPVNAETYAANADAYTAELDALHGELVDALASLPPDERVLVTCEGAFSYLARDVGLTEAYLWPVNSERQSTPRQVAAVIDRVRADEVPAVFCESTVNQDGQRQVAAETGARFGGTLYVDSLSGPDGPVPTYLDLLRHDAGTIVAGLTAREERP; encoded by the coding sequence ATGCCGAAACGCGGCTCGCCGGTGGACCCACAAAACGAGCGGCGCGGTGCCATCGCCGGTGCCGCCGTCGCCGGTGCCGCCGTCGTTCTCGGTCTGCTGCTCGCAGGGTGCGCCGGTCCCGCAACCGATACCGCCGCTGCGACGGCACGCACCGCCGGCGACGACCGCCCGCTCGTCCTCACCACCTTTACCGTGCTCGCGGACATGACCCGCAACGTCGCCGGTGACCTGGTCCGGGTCGAGTCCGTCACCGACGTCGGGGCCGAGATCCACGGGTACGAGCCGACGCCCGAGGACCTCGCGCGCGCCGCCGGCGCGGACCTGGTCCTGGACAACGGGCTGGGCCTGGAGGCGTGGTTCGCGCAGTTCATCACCGACGTCGACGCCCAGCACGTGGTGCTCACCGAGGGGGTGGACCCCGTGCCCATCGCCGGGGAGGACAAGCTCAACCCCCACGCGTGGATGTCCCCGGTGGCCGGTCAGACCTACGTCGCCAACATCGCCAAGGCCCTGAGCGGCCTCGACCCGGTCAACGCCGAGACCTACGCCGCCAATGCCGACGCCTACACCGCCGAGCTGGACGCCCTGCACGGCGAGCTGGTCGACGCCCTCGCGTCGCTGCCGCCCGACGAGCGCGTGCTCGTCACCTGCGAGGGCGCGTTCTCCTACCTTGCCCGGGACGTAGGCCTGACCGAGGCGTACCTGTGGCCGGTCAACTCCGAGCGGCAGTCCACCCCGCGCCAGGTCGCCGCCGTCATCGACCGGGTCCGCGCCGACGAGGTCCCCGCGGTGTTCTGCGAGTCCACGGTCAACCAGGACGGGCAGCGTCAGGTGGCCGCCGAGACCGGCGCCCGGTTCGGCGGCACCCTCTACGTCGACTCGCTCTCCGGCCCCGACGGGCCCGTACCCACCTACCTCGACCTGCTGCGCCACGACGCCGGCACCATCGTCGCGGGCCTGACGGCCCGGGAGGAGCGCCCATGA
- a CDS encoding M23 family metallopeptidase, translating into MTRPVAPHPVTGKEALPPPTRRRRNRRRLILVVLAVVAWGAAVLVLGPFGLIPFGLLLAFSIDPGEEETGPSVRLTTRNLGLAVAMLAAFAWFWLGYPDLPKSTLVVIAGVLIALPLGLQASAGNAARDRTIVVTKRSLILALWGLVLFAVLYQEGGVWLYGLAVVCVVVPLSLAVSRVWVARRGRIELGLLRHPLRRDMRGHLVQGLNIWLCCALLGGLLAAGGAHIARVPFSLSAAQLDLVVATFAAGLVLLAALALVPRRRVHAATNVVVALLSGFLVLQLGPASTTSADAVVLDSPLAGEWFVFNGGRSVLLNGHSGNERHAIDFARLGANGRTHPRGGAARLTDYTGFGSPVLAPVDGLVVGVADGYPDNPPGTNGDRANHVVVAIGRERYVLMAHLQQGSVSVRVGDVVRRGQLVAAVGNNGHSSEPHLHLQVQDSAAGIDAERTYPMVFRDVDITRGGAWPWGDSRELRTGDLVRGLG; encoded by the coding sequence GTGACCCGTCCCGTCGCTCCGCACCCCGTCACGGGCAAGGAGGCACTCCCTCCGCCGACCCGACGGCGCAGGAACCGCCGTCGGCTCATCCTCGTCGTCCTCGCGGTGGTCGCGTGGGGTGCTGCCGTGCTCGTGCTGGGACCGTTCGGCCTGATCCCGTTCGGTCTGCTGCTCGCCTTCAGCATCGATCCCGGCGAGGAGGAAACCGGGCCGTCGGTCAGGCTCACGACGCGCAATCTCGGGCTGGCCGTGGCCATGCTGGCGGCCTTCGCCTGGTTCTGGCTGGGATATCCCGATCTGCCGAAGTCGACGCTCGTGGTGATCGCCGGGGTGCTGATCGCCCTGCCGCTCGGGCTCCAGGCGTCCGCGGGCAATGCGGCGCGTGATCGCACGATCGTGGTCACGAAGCGAAGCCTCATCCTCGCCCTGTGGGGGCTGGTGCTCTTCGCCGTCCTCTACCAAGAGGGAGGGGTGTGGCTGTACGGGCTGGCGGTGGTGTGTGTCGTCGTGCCTCTCTCATTGGCGGTGTCGCGGGTGTGGGTCGCTCGGCGCGGGCGGATCGAGCTCGGGCTGCTCCGCCACCCGCTTCGCCGGGACATGCGGGGGCACCTGGTCCAGGGTCTGAACATCTGGCTGTGCTGCGCGTTGCTCGGTGGGCTCCTCGCCGCCGGTGGCGCGCACATCGCACGTGTCCCGTTCTCCTTGAGCGCCGCCCAGCTCGACCTCGTGGTCGCGACCTTTGCCGCCGGCCTGGTCCTGCTGGCGGCGTTGGCGCTGGTCCCACGACGCCGCGTCCACGCGGCGACCAACGTGGTCGTGGCGCTGCTGTCGGGCTTCCTCGTCCTCCAGCTCGGCCCGGCCTCCACGACGTCCGCCGATGCGGTGGTGCTCGATTCTCCGCTGGCCGGCGAGTGGTTCGTGTTCAACGGCGGCCGCAGCGTCCTGCTCAACGGTCACTCTGGGAACGAGAGGCACGCGATCGACTTCGCGCGGCTGGGCGCGAACGGGCGAACGCACCCACGAGGGGGTGCCGCACGCCTGACCGACTACACCGGCTTCGGGTCGCCCGTGCTGGCGCCGGTCGACGGCCTGGTTGTCGGCGTGGCCGACGGCTATCCCGACAATCCGCCCGGCACCAACGGCGACCGCGCCAACCACGTGGTGGTGGCGATCGGTCGCGAGCGCTACGTGCTGATGGCCCACCTTCAGCAGGGCAGCGTCAGCGTCCGCGTGGGCGACGTCGTGCGCCGCGGCCAGCTCGTCGCCGCCGTGGGGAACAACGGCCACTCCAGCGAGCCGCATCTGCACCTGCAGGTCCAGGACTCCGCGGCAGGCATCGACGCCGAGCGCACCTACCCCATGGTGTTCCGCGATGTCGACATCACCAGGGGCGGTGCCTGGCCGTGGGGCGACAGTCGCGAGCTCCGCACCGGTGATCTCGTCCGGGGGCTCGGGTAA
- a CDS encoding metal ABC transporter permease produces MIEVLAEPLAYAFMQRAFLVSVLAAVVCGVLSCWLVLIGWSLMGDAVSHAVLPGVVLAYIFGAPFAVGALVFGLLAVALIGEVRDRSVIREDAAIGVVFTVLFALGLVLISVTPSQTDLGHILFGNLLGVSSLDLLQVVVLGVITLAVLLLKRRDLTLYAFDPTHAQAIGLNPRRLGAMLLALLALTVVVALQAVGVVLVVAMLIIPGATARLLTDRFARMLQVAPAIAAGCAVAGIYASYYLDTASGPMVVLAQGTVFFGAYLFAPRHGLLRRRRHRAAAVA; encoded by the coding sequence ATGATCGAGGTCCTTGCCGAGCCGCTGGCCTACGCGTTCATGCAGCGGGCGTTCCTCGTCAGCGTGCTCGCCGCCGTCGTGTGCGGGGTGCTCAGCTGCTGGCTCGTGCTCATCGGCTGGTCCCTCATGGGCGACGCGGTCTCGCACGCCGTGCTGCCCGGTGTCGTCCTCGCCTACATCTTCGGCGCCCCGTTCGCCGTGGGCGCCCTCGTGTTCGGGCTGCTCGCCGTCGCCCTCATCGGGGAGGTACGGGACCGGTCGGTCATCCGGGAGGATGCCGCCATCGGCGTGGTCTTCACCGTCCTGTTCGCGCTGGGGCTGGTGCTCATCTCGGTGACCCCGAGCCAGACGGACCTCGGGCACATCCTGTTCGGCAACCTGCTCGGCGTCTCCAGCCTCGACCTGCTGCAGGTGGTGGTCCTGGGCGTCATCACGCTGGCCGTGCTGCTCCTCAAGCGCCGCGACCTGACCCTCTACGCCTTCGACCCCACCCACGCCCAGGCCATCGGGCTCAATCCGCGCCGGCTCGGCGCCATGCTGTTGGCCCTGCTGGCGCTGACGGTGGTGGTCGCGCTGCAGGCCGTCGGTGTCGTCCTGGTGGTGGCGATGCTCATCATCCCGGGCGCCACGGCGCGGCTGCTCACCGACCGCTTCGCCCGCATGCTCCAGGTGGCGCCCGCGATCGCGGCGGGCTGCGCCGTCGCCGGCATCTACGCGAGCTACTACCTCGACACCGCCTCCGGCCCCATGGTGGTCCTCGCCCAGGGCACCGTGTTCTTCGGTGCCTACCTGTTCGCCCCGCGCCACGGGCTGCTCCGCCGACGGCGCCACCGGGCCGCCGCCGTCGCGTAG
- a CDS encoding transcriptional regulator produces the protein MAAPDPDLSLDRLVHEPGRLAILTVLSSIGRADFTFLQQATGLTKGNLSSHLTKLEDAGLLTIEKRFERKKSHTTASITTMGRQRIEAHWRQLEKLRARLGPG, from the coding sequence ATGGCCGCCCCTGACCCCGACCTCAGCCTCGACCGCTTGGTCCACGAGCCCGGCAGGCTGGCAATCCTGACCGTGCTCTCCTCGATCGGTCGCGCCGACTTCACCTTCCTTCAGCAGGCGACCGGACTCACTAAGGGCAACCTGTCCAGCCACCTCACGAAGCTGGAGGATGCCGGGCTACTCACCATCGAGAAGCGATTCGAACGCAAGAAGTCACACACCACCGCCTCGATCACCACGATGGGCCGGCAGCGCATCGAGGCACACTGGCGGCAGCTCGAGAAGCTCAGGGCCCGGCTCGGCCCGGGCTGA
- a CDS encoding histone-like nucleoid-structuring protein Lsr2, which yields MATKMITELVSDLSGRPIERGKGRSIDFSYEGVLYRVDLTNDELADFENALRPYLEAGRKIEGQRRRTSAASTKKHAFDPAAVRAWAASQGIAVSPRGRIKAEVVEKYRAAGH from the coding sequence ATGGCGACCAAAATGATTACCGAGCTCGTGTCAGACCTCTCGGGCAGGCCAATCGAGCGCGGCAAGGGTCGCTCCATTGACTTCTCCTACGAAGGAGTCCTTTACCGGGTCGATCTGACCAACGACGAACTGGCCGACTTCGAGAACGCGCTCAGGCCCTACCTCGAGGCCGGCCGCAAGATCGAAGGACAACGCCGACGTACCTCCGCTGCAAGCACGAAGAAGCACGCGTTCGACCCGGCGGCGGTGCGCGCCTGGGCAGCCAGCCAGGGCATCGCGGTGAGCCCGCGGGGCCGAATCAAAGCAGAGGTCGTCGAGAAGTACCGGGCCGCCGGCCACTGA
- a CDS encoding NAD-dependent succinate-semialdehyde dehydrogenase, producing MTDQLTARRQDELLGTMRTDLYIDGAWREATGGRRFAVENPATGEQLTTVADADPADAMAALDAADRAQAGWARTAPRERGEILRHAFELITARADDFALLMTLEMGKPLAESKGEATYGAEFFRWFSEEAVRIAGRYSAATDNKSRVLVTKRPVGPSILITPWNFPLAMGTRKIGPALAAGCTVVLKPAQLTPLTALLLAQVLEEAGVPAGVVNLVPTTRAGDTTGPLLQDPRARKLSFTGSTGVGRALLADASGQVLRTSMELGGNAPFLVFEDADVDAAVAGAMAAKFRNGGEACTAANRFLVHEAVAEEFTAKLVEKVRAVRLGPGTDDGVTLGPLVEKKARDKVHELVADAVAHGAEVLLGGEVPERPGWFYPATVLKGAGPQARLHREEIFGPVVSITTFADEAEAVRLANDTEFGLISFAFTTDLARGLRMAEVLETGMLGLNSGVISNPAAPFGGVKQSGIGREGAHEGIEEYLETVYVGIADPLA from the coding sequence ATGACCGACCAGCTGACCGCGCGCCGCCAGGACGAGCTCCTCGGGACGATGCGCACGGACCTGTACATCGACGGCGCCTGGCGGGAGGCCACCGGGGGCCGCCGCTTCGCCGTCGAGAACCCTGCCACCGGCGAGCAGCTCACCACGGTGGCCGACGCCGACCCGGCCGACGCGATGGCTGCCCTCGACGCCGCCGACCGTGCCCAGGCCGGCTGGGCCCGCACCGCGCCACGGGAGCGCGGGGAGATCCTGCGCCACGCGTTCGAGCTGATCACCGCCCGCGCCGACGACTTCGCCCTGCTGATGACGTTGGAGATGGGTAAACCGCTCGCCGAGTCCAAGGGTGAGGCCACCTACGGGGCGGAGTTCTTCCGCTGGTTCTCCGAGGAGGCCGTGCGCATCGCCGGCCGGTACAGCGCCGCGACCGACAACAAGTCCCGGGTGCTGGTGACCAAGCGGCCCGTGGGCCCGTCGATCCTCATCACGCCGTGGAACTTCCCCCTGGCCATGGGGACCCGCAAGATCGGCCCGGCGCTCGCGGCCGGGTGCACGGTGGTGCTCAAGCCGGCCCAGCTCACGCCGCTGACCGCGCTGCTCCTCGCTCAGGTGCTCGAGGAGGCCGGCGTGCCCGCCGGCGTCGTCAACCTCGTGCCCACCACCCGCGCCGGGGACACCACCGGGCCGCTGCTGCAGGACCCGCGCGCCCGCAAGCTCTCCTTCACCGGCTCCACCGGAGTCGGCCGCGCCCTCCTCGCCGACGCCTCCGGGCAGGTGCTCCGCACATCCATGGAGCTCGGTGGCAACGCGCCGTTCCTGGTCTTCGAGGACGCCGACGTCGACGCCGCCGTCGCCGGGGCCATGGCAGCGAAGTTCCGCAACGGGGGCGAGGCGTGCACCGCGGCCAACCGGTTCCTCGTGCACGAGGCGGTGGCGGAGGAGTTCACCGCCAAGCTGGTGGAGAAGGTCCGGGCGGTCCGGCTGGGCCCGGGCACGGACGACGGCGTCACCCTGGGGCCGCTCGTGGAGAAGAAGGCCCGCGACAAGGTGCACGAGCTCGTGGCGGACGCCGTCGCGCATGGCGCGGAGGTGCTGCTCGGCGGTGAGGTGCCCGAGAGGCCGGGGTGGTTCTACCCCGCCACGGTGCTGAAGGGCGCCGGGCCGCAGGCGCGCCTGCACCGTGAGGAAATCTTCGGCCCCGTCGTCTCGATCACCACGTTCGCCGACGAGGCGGAGGCGGTGCGGCTGGCCAACGACACCGAGTTCGGCCTGATCTCCTTCGCCTTCACCACCGACCTGGCCCGGGGGCTGCGGATGGCCGAGGTGCTCGAGACCGGGATGCTTGGGCTGAACTCCGGCGTCATCTCCAACCCGGCGGCGCCGTTCGGTGGGGTCAAGCAGTCCGGCATCGGCCGCGAGGGCGCGCACGAGGGCATCGAGGAGTACCTGGAGACCGTCTACGTGGGGATCGCCGACCCGTTGGCGTGA
- a CDS encoding MFS transporter has product MNFAPERGRVLPSWLLLLGIVLVAANLRPVITAVGPVLPLVGADTGLSPSALGTLAAVPVVAFGVVSPVVATLGRRFGIERTVAGALVLLAVGTVVRSLPGSAAPLWIGTALIGAAIAVGNVLLPAVVKKDFPLRLTTVTSVYIAVQTVFAATASGVAVPLAGAGSWRVALGVWVVLVLAALAVWLPRLRGGRGATTAAGRARTGGAPVWRSGLAWEVAVYMGLQSTVFYVLVNWLPTLEQDLGVGAAAAGWHLFLYQVAAIVSNLATPALMRVGPDQRVASMVMPTLMVAGMLGLVVAPGLVQVWVVVVGLGSGGSFVVALSLVGLRVADPGTASRLSSMAQTVGYLGAAAGLVLAGVLRDLTGPGPLLLVCLTVVAFVQLLVGWQVGRSRVLHG; this is encoded by the coding sequence ATGAACTTCGCCCCGGAGCGTGGCCGAGTGCTGCCGTCGTGGCTGCTCCTCCTGGGGATCGTGCTCGTGGCGGCGAACCTGCGTCCGGTGATCACCGCCGTCGGGCCCGTGCTGCCGCTGGTCGGCGCCGACACCGGGCTGTCGCCGTCGGCGCTGGGCACCCTCGCCGCCGTCCCGGTTGTCGCGTTCGGGGTCGTCTCCCCGGTCGTGGCCACGCTGGGGCGGCGGTTCGGCATCGAGCGCACGGTCGCGGGCGCGCTCGTGCTGCTCGCGGTCGGCACCGTCGTCAGGTCCCTGCCCGGCTCGGCGGCGCCCCTGTGGATCGGCACCGCGCTGATCGGGGCCGCGATCGCCGTCGGGAACGTGCTGCTGCCCGCCGTGGTGAAGAAGGACTTCCCGCTCCGCCTGACCACCGTGACCTCGGTCTACATCGCCGTCCAGACGGTGTTCGCTGCCACGGCGTCCGGTGTCGCGGTGCCGCTCGCGGGGGCCGGGTCGTGGCGGGTGGCGCTGGGTGTGTGGGTGGTGCTCGTTCTTGCCGCACTCGCCGTATGGCTGCCCCGGCTGCGGGGCGGGCGGGGGGCGACCACCGCGGCCGGCCGAGCCCGGACCGGCGGTGCCCCGGTGTGGCGCTCGGGCCTGGCGTGGGAGGTGGCCGTCTACATGGGCCTGCAGTCCACGGTCTTCTACGTGCTCGTCAACTGGTTGCCCACTCTCGAGCAGGACCTCGGGGTGGGCGCGGCCGCCGCCGGCTGGCACCTCTTCCTCTACCAGGTGGCGGCGATCGTCTCGAACCTCGCGACGCCGGCGCTCATGCGGGTGGGCCCGGACCAGCGCGTGGCGTCGATGGTCATGCCGACCCTGATGGTCGCCGGGATGCTCGGCCTGGTCGTCGCGCCGGGCCTGGTGCAGGTGTGGGTGGTCGTCGTGGGGCTGGGGTCCGGCGGGTCGTTCGTGGTCGCGTTGTCCCTGGTGGGTCTGCGGGTGGCCGACCCGGGCACGGCCAGCCGGCTGTCCTCGATGGCGCAGACCGTGGGGTACCTGGGCGCCGCCGCTGGCCTGGTCCTGGCGGGTGTGCTGCGGGATCTCACGGGCCCAGGGCCGCTGCTCCTGGTGTGCCTGACGGTGGTCGCGTTCGTGCAGCTGCTCGTGGGTTGGCAGGTGGGACGCAGCCGGGTGCTGCACGGCTGA
- the aroD gene encoding type I 3-dehydroquinate dehydratase, with the protein MRTVTVKGVTLGEGMPKIVVPLTGADPVELASQATALHGHAVDVVEWRADHFTGLGDATAVVDQARSLRDQLAGTPLLFTCRTRAEGGAAEIDDEDYGRLNTAVIDAGAADLVDVEYRRSPAVVDRVLAAAHAAGVAVIVSSHDFDGTPSRGEIVARLQAMQEVGADICKVAVMPHSVADVLALLDATRTMNEQFADRPLITMSMGPLGTISRVAGQVFGSAATFGMVGTASAPGQVDADDLRTVLRVLAGG; encoded by the coding sequence ATCCGGACGGTCACCGTCAAGGGCGTGACCCTGGGGGAGGGCATGCCCAAGATCGTCGTGCCCCTCACCGGCGCCGACCCCGTCGAGCTGGCCTCGCAGGCCACCGCGCTCCACGGCCACGCGGTCGACGTCGTCGAGTGGCGCGCGGACCACTTCACCGGGTTGGGCGACGCCACCGCCGTCGTCGACCAGGCTCGGTCCCTCCGCGACCAGCTCGCCGGCACCCCGCTGCTGTTCACCTGCCGCACCCGCGCGGAAGGCGGGGCGGCCGAGATCGACGACGAGGACTACGGGCGCCTCAACACCGCGGTGATCGACGCAGGCGCCGCCGACCTGGTGGACGTGGAGTACCGCCGGTCGCCCGCCGTCGTTGACCGGGTCCTTGCCGCCGCCCACGCCGCCGGCGTCGCCGTCATCGTCTCCAGCCACGACTTCGACGGCACCCCGTCCCGCGGCGAGATCGTCGCGCGGCTCCAGGCGATGCAGGAGGTCGGGGCGGACATCTGCAAGGTCGCCGTCATGCCGCACTCCGTCGCCGACGTCCTGGCCCTTCTCGACGCGACCCGCACCATGAACGAGCAGTTCGCCGACCGGCCCCTCATCACCATGTCGATGGGTCCCCTCGGCACGATCTCGCGGGTGGCCGGCCAGGTGTTCGGCTCCGCCGCGACGTTCGGGATGGTGGGCACGGCCTCGGCGCCCGGGCAGGTGGACGCGGACGACCTGCGCACCGTGCTGCGGGTGCTCGCCGGCGGCTGA